CTGCCCGACGTTCGCGCGCAGCACCTCGGCACCGGTGTCGAGGCGCTTGACGACCAGCTCGAATCCCGGCAGGGCGTCCTCGCCGCCCGCGCCGAAGGCGGACAGGACGATCGCTGCGCCGTTGCGCAGCAGCCGCATCGGCGTGCTGAGCCGGCGACGCTCGAGATCGGCTGACAGGTATTCGGCTGCCATGCCGCTCGATCGCGGCGAGTCGGGGCGGTCGGCGTTCATCCCTTCAAGGGTATGTGCACCGGATCCAGGAGAGACGCTTCGCCTGTCCCGAGAGGTGCAGACCCGCGGCGTATCACAACTCCTCCTGGACCCGGGCGGGCGAGGGGAGCGTCCGTGACATCCCGCGCTGACAGAGGAGTGCCGGAAAGAATGAGGAGGAGTTGTGGCACGCCACGGAAGAACACTGCGGCGGTTTCCCGACGGGATGCGGCAGTCCCGCCGCTCCCGCCGGTGCGACGCGCGTGATGGGATGGATCCATGACCCGAGCCCTCATCGTGATCGACATGCAGCGCGGCTTCGACGACCTGGAATTCTGGGGCGCGACGGCGAACCCGGATTGCGAGGCGAACGTCGCCGCCCTCGTGCAGGCATGGACGACGGCGGGTGAGCCGATCGTCGTGGTGCGCCACGACTCCGCGTCGCCGGCTTCGCCGCTGCATCCGGATCAGCCTGGCAATGCCCTCGTCAGAGCCGTCGCCGCCGTCGACCCGGCGCTGTTCGTCACGAAGAACGTGAATTCCGCGTTCTACGGCGACCCCGATCTGGGGGCGTGGCTGAGCGCCCAGGGCATTCGGGAACTGGTGATCTGCGGCATCCAGACCAACATGTGCGTGGAGACGACCGCCCGCATGGCGGGCAATCTCGGCTACGACGTCACGGTGGTGCTCGATGCCACCCGCACCTTCGATCTGGAGGCGGATGTCGCGGGTCTGGGTATCGTGACGCAGACGGCGTCGGAGCTGATGGCCACCACCGCGCTGGTGCTGCAGGCGGGCGGATTCGCGAAGATCGACTCCACGGCGGGAATGCTCGCGGGGTAGCTCGCGAGGTCTCGCCCAACCTTCAACCTGACGTCTGAGGTTGGTTATACGTTCGAGTCTCGATGTAGAACACATAGAACATCTGTTCTATTCTGTCGGGATGAGGGCGATCGTGCAGGATCACGCGCACGCTGTGGGAACCACAGCAGCGCCTGACGAGCATCGCTCCGCACCCCGGGACATCAGCAGTCGGGACATCAGCAGTCGCGACAGCGGCGGCCGCGACATCAGCAGCGAAGTGACCCGGCTGCGCGCGCAGATGGAGCGGGCGCAGGGCCGTTCGCTGGATGCCCCGGTGCTGCCGACCCACCCGGCCTTCTCGTCGCTGCTCCCTGGGGGCGGACTCAGGCCGGGGGTCGCCTACTCGATCGCCTCGTCCTCGTCGCTCCTGCTGGCGCTGCTGGCCCAGCCGTCGCAGGCGGGCATCTGGTGCGGCGTGGTCGGCATGCCAGAACTCGGTGCCGAGGCGGCCGAGCACGCGGGCATCGACCTGGAGCGGCTGGTGCTCATCCCCGAACCGGGGCCGCGCTGGCTCGCGGTGGCCTCGACCGTCGCCGAAGTGCTCCCGGTGGTGGCGGTGCGTCCGTCCTCACGGACCACCGACGGTGACAGGTCGCGTCTGGCCGCACGGCTGCGCGATCGCGGAGCCGTGCTGCTCGTGCAAGGACCCTGGCCGCAGGTCGAGGCGACGCTCGAGCTGAGCGAGCCGCGGTGGAGCGGACTCGAGCGCGGACACGGCTACGTCTCGGGGCGTGAAGTCACCGTCACCGCCCGCAGCAGGCGCTGGCCGACCTCGCGTCGGGAGCGGATGCTGCTGCCCGGCGCCGACGGCCAGCCGATGGTGCTGCCGGGGCGTCAACCCGGGCTCCGGCCCGCGGTGCACGAGACGATCGAGCAGCTGCCGATCCGGGCGGTGGGCTGATATGCGCCCCGATGCGCCGGTGCGCAGCCTCGTGCTGTGGCTGC
This portion of the Microbacterium pygmaeum genome encodes:
- a CDS encoding cysteine hydrolase family protein, which gives rise to MTRALIVIDMQRGFDDLEFWGATANPDCEANVAALVQAWTTAGEPIVVVRHDSASPASPLHPDQPGNALVRAVAAVDPALFVTKNVNSAFYGDPDLGAWLSAQGIRELVICGIQTNMCVETTARMAGNLGYDVTVVLDATRTFDLEADVAGLGIVTQTASELMATTALVLQAGGFAKIDSTAGMLAG